From Oryza brachyantha chromosome 9, ObraRS2, whole genome shotgun sequence, a single genomic window includes:
- the LOC102714948 gene encoding uncharacterized protein LOC102714948, with product MACVNMYNPEQHHHHQSSFMAPRISFSSDFALEPPPQQPARAPGDADFEFSVGSHPMMAADQLISKGRLVPLRETPHGHGHGGGADAGGRPLTLRDELRADSRHGRVPRAPNIRWKEFLGLKKAPKKPPADAAAGTSSSSADTQMDLGGQGSSRD from the exons ATGGCATGTGTTAACATGTACAACCCGGAGcagcatcaccaccaccagtcGTCGTTCATGGCGCCGAGGATATCGTTCTCGAGCGACTTCGcgctcgagccgccgccgcagcagccggcgcgggcgccgggGGACGCCGACTTCGAGTTCTCCGTCGGCAGCCACCCGATGATGGCCGCCGACCAGCTGATATCCAAGGGCCGCCTCGTGCCGCTCCGGGAGACCCCgcacggccacggccacggcggaggcgccgacgccggaggCCGACCGCTGACGCTCCGCGACGAGCTGCGCGCGGAcagccgccatggccgcgtcCCCCGCGCGCCCAACATACGGTGGAAGGAGTTCCTCGGCCTCAAGAAGGCGCCCAAGAAGCCCCCCGccgacgctgccgccggcacgtcgtcgtcgtcggccgacACCCAGATG GATCTTGGAGGCCAGGGGAGCTCGAGAGACTGA
- the LOC102707708 gene encoding protein disulfide-isomerase SCO2: MTPANPTPLLSSRPNPSLPIPRRSRRPRTPPPPAPAANTTGAASSPDWFRPRAPPDADPSTSGGRVAARDPGVRVRAKEDAGESKKKGKGRRWWDWWSGDRESYLVDDVEPLPLPLTVPDTEPMSREELDRRLSCDVEIEDCKTVSYEWTGKCRSCQGTGLVSYFRKKGRETICKCVPCAGIGYVRKMTFREDVENMGELDNGKPP, from the exons ATGACTCCCGCGAACCCCACcccgctcctctcctcccgcccCAACCCTTCCCTCCCCATCCCCCGCCGCTCCCGGCGCCCCcgcacgccgcctccgccggcgccggcggccaacACCACCGGCGCGGCCTCTTCGCCCGACTGGTTCCGGCCCAGGGCGCCGCCCGACGCGGACCCTTCGACGTCcggcggccgcgtcgccgcccggGATCCCGGCGTGCGCGTCAGGGCCAAGGAGGACGCGGGGGAGAGTAAgaagaaggggaaggggaggagatGGTGGGACTGGTGGTCGGGGGACAGGGAGAGCTACCTCGTCGATGACGTGGAGCCGCTTCCGCTGCCGCTGACCGTTCCGGATACCGAGCCGATGTCGCGTGAGGAGCTCGACCGCCGCCTCAGCTGCGACGTGGAGATCGAG GATTGCAAGACTGTCTCGTACGAGTGGACGGGCAAGTGCCGGAGCTGCCAAGGGACTGGGCTGGTGAGCTATTTCAGGAAGAAGGGGAGGGAGACCATCTGCAAATGCGTGCCGTGCGCTGGCATTG GTTATGTTCGGAAAATGACATTCCGCGAGGACGTTGAAAACATGGGTGAATTAGACAACGGAAAACCACCATAG
- the LOC107304951 gene encoding polcalcin Cyn d 7-like, which produces MEAFLPCFGVEIRSKRGIVDGGSRHHQVALDERTVREFKEWIRRFDTDGDGRISRDELRNALRAVGARNRWLKCKLGMIHADADGDGYIDDGEMDRLIEYWGRRLGLGIRVF; this is translated from the coding sequence ATGGAGGCATTTCTGCCCTGCTTCGGTGTCGAGATCAGGAGCAAGCGCGGCATCGTCGACGGCGGGAGCCGCCACCACCAGGTGGCGCTCGACGAGAGGACGGTGCGCGAGTTCAAGGAGTGGATCCGGCGGTTCgacaccgacggcgacggccggatcAGCCGCGACGAGCTGCGCAACGCCCTGCGCGCCGTGGGCGCGCGGAACAGGTGGCTCAAGTGCAAGCTCGGGATGATCCACGCCGacgcggacggcgacggctacatcgacgacggcgagatgGACAGGCTCATCGAGTACTGGGGGAGACGCCTCGGCCTTGGTATCCGCGTCTTCTAG
- the LOC102714671 gene encoding probable calcium-binding protein CML15 produces the protein MAIRNMTVATTRSLDGDMTVDEFKEWLRRFDVDRDGRISRDELRRAMRAIRARFTGWRSRQGISYADADGDGYIDDGEVDGLIEYAQKSLGLRIVAY, from the coding sequence ATGGCGATCAGGAACAtgacggtggcgacgacgcggtcgcTGGACGGCGACATGACGGTGGACGAGTTCAAGGAGTGGCTGAGGCGGTTCGACGTGGACCGCGACGGGCGCATCAGCCGCGACGAGCTGCGGCGCGCCATGCGCGCCATCCGGGCGCGGTTCACGGGGTGGAGGAGCAGGCAGGGCATCAGctacgccgacgccgacggcgacggctacatcgacgacggcgaggtggacgGCCTCATCGAGTACGCCCAGAAGAGCCTCGGCCTCAGGATCGTCGCCTACTAG
- the LOC102707996 gene encoding probable BRI1 kinase inhibitor 1 codes for MNTPRPRSPPLFKPTTHPPPPLLSPATTTSPSSRDFDFSFSCYLPSSPPSAADMSRTPPLGRVGSDLSHNNYAKASHHHHQASGGGKDRDKAKNKASSPFFSGLGGSWRSGESRDTAGKAEEVKRKARARRGLDVGQWVKKYMASMVEHLLASFSGRHGGERDRREQQRRRPHSFSVHGPSALREQRERWRRRRGQLSSAPASLRASPTNSGHLSVGGSVKVSTSSEESTMEELQSAIEAAIAHCKNSIAVAK; via the coding sequence ATGAACACACCACGGCCGCGGTCGCCACCACTGTTCAAGCCAACCACACATCCCCCACCACCGCTCCTCTctccggccaccaccacctccccttcctcccgcGACTTCGACTTCTCCTTCTCCTGCTACCTCCCTTCCTCGcctccgtccgccgccgacATGTCCCGCACGCCGCCCCTCGGCCGCGTCGGCAGCGACCTCAGCCACAACAACTACGCCAAAGCAagccatcatcatcaccaagcCTCAGGCGGCGGCAAGGACAGGGACAAGGCCAAGAACaaggcgtcgtcgccgttcttcTCCGGGCTTGGCGGCTCGTGGAGATCAGGCGAGAGCAGGGACACGGCCGGGAAGGCCGAGGAGGTGAAGAGGAaggcgagggcgaggagggGGCTGGACGTGGGGCAGTGGGTGAAAAAGTACATGGCGTCCATGGTGGAGCACCTGCTCGCCTCCTTCTCCGGCCGCCACGGCGGGGAGAGGGATAGGcgggagcagcagcggcggaggccgcACTCGTTCTCGGTGCACGGCCCGAGCGCTCTGAGGGAGCAGCGGgagcggtggaggcggcggcgcgggcagctctcctcggcgccggcctCGCTGCGCGCGTCTCCGACGAACAGCGGCCACCTGTCCGTGGGCGGGTCGGTGAAGGTCTCGACTTCGTCGGAGGAGAGCACCATGGAGGAGCTGCAGAGCGCCATAGAGGCCGCCATCGCGCACTGCAAGAACTCCATCGCCGTGGCCAAGTAA
- the LOC102714399 gene encoding calmodulin-like protein 30: protein MSHLNLLDFKYNLEKLKSKAAGRPTGRLLSARDRQFSDLMMIYKPDDDEMRKVFDKIAGEPDRISRKDLRGLLEKFGKADAADEARRMICVADAKKDGHVDFEEFMEVHRSGVPLGDMRRAFFVFDRDGDGRISAEEVKEVLRKLGDECSLEDCRKMVREVDRNHDGFVDMDDFMAMMTRSRKKP from the coding sequence ATGTCTCATCTGAACCTTCTGGACTTCAAGTACAATCTTGAGAAGCTCAAGTCCaaggccgccggccggccaacCGGGCGGCTGCTGTCGGCCAGGGACAGGCAGTTCTCCGACCTGATGATGATCTACAaacccgacgacgacgagatgaGGAAAGTGTTCGACAAGATCGCCGGCGAGCCCGACCGGATCTCCAGGAAGGATCTGAGGGGGCTCCTGGAGAAATTCGGGaaggccgacgccgccgacgaggcgaGGCGGATGATCTGCGTCGCCGACGCCAAGAAGGACGGCCACGTCGACTTCGAGGAGTTCATGGAGGTGCACAGGAGCGGCGTGCCTCTGGGGGACATGCGCCGGGCGTTCTTCGTGTTCGAcagggacggcgacggcaggaTCAGCGCTGAGGAGGTGAAGGAGGTGCTGCGCAAGCTCGGGGACGAGTGCAGCCTGGAGGATTGCAGGAAGATGGTGAGGGAAGTCGACAGGAACCATGACGGCTTCGTGGACATGGACGATTTCATGGCCATGATGACTCGCTCAAGGAAGAAGCCTTGA